A genomic stretch from Bacillus sp. E(2018) includes:
- the miaB gene encoding tRNA (N6-isopentenyl adenosine(37)-C2)-methylthiotransferase MiaB, protein MDTTKDNQNVKTNEKERDYSQYFQSTYAPPSLKDAKKRGKEQVQILKDFSIPENLKNIGVGKKFYIRTYGCQMNEHDTEVMAGILNEMGYETTYSTEDADVILLNTCAIRENAENKVFGELGHLKHTKANNPNLLLGVCGCMSQEESVVNRILSTYPQVDMIFGTHNIHRLPQIIENALFSKEMVVEVWSKEGDIVENLPRKRKGNVKGWVNIMYGCDKFCTYCIVPYTRGKERSRYPQDIIEEVRQLAREGYKEVTLLGQNVNAYGKDFEDLEYGLGDLMDEIRKIDIPRLRFTTSHPRDFDDRLIEVLAKGGNIVDHVHLPVQHGNSDVLKLMARKYTREHYLELVNKIKAAMPNVALTTDIIVGFPNETEEQFQETLSLVKEVQYDAAYTFIYSPREGTPAAKMQDNVPMEVKRERLQRLNAMLNDISLEKNKEYVGKVVEVLVEGESKKNPDVLTGHTGSNKVVNFKAPKHLIGEIVKVQITDAKTWNLSGEWVEEKSEVVG, encoded by the coding sequence TTGGATACTACGAAAGACAATCAAAATGTGAAGACGAACGAAAAAGAAAGAGACTACTCACAATATTTTCAATCTACGTATGCACCGCCTTCTTTAAAAGACGCGAAAAAGCGTGGTAAAGAACAAGTACAAATATTAAAAGATTTTTCGATTCCGGAAAATTTAAAGAATATTGGTGTTGGCAAGAAATTTTATATTCGTACTTATGGATGTCAGATGAACGAGCATGATACAGAAGTTATGGCAGGAATTCTGAATGAGATGGGTTATGAAACGACATATTCTACAGAAGATGCGGACGTAATCCTTCTTAATACATGTGCCATTCGAGAAAATGCAGAGAACAAAGTGTTTGGAGAACTGGGACATTTGAAACATACGAAAGCGAACAACCCTAATCTTCTGCTAGGGGTTTGTGGATGTATGTCACAAGAAGAATCTGTTGTTAACCGTATACTTTCTACGTACCCACAAGTCGATATGATCTTTGGTACTCATAACATTCATCGTTTGCCTCAAATTATTGAGAACGCGTTATTCTCAAAAGAGATGGTAGTTGAAGTTTGGTCTAAAGAAGGAGATATCGTTGAGAATCTTCCTAGAAAGCGTAAAGGGAACGTTAAAGGTTGGGTCAACATTATGTACGGCTGCGACAAATTCTGTACATATTGCATTGTTCCTTACACACGAGGAAAAGAGCGCAGCCGTTATCCGCAAGATATCATTGAAGAAGTTAGACAGCTTGCGAGAGAAGGCTATAAGGAAGTAACTCTTCTCGGTCAGAACGTGAATGCATACGGTAAAGATTTCGAAGACCTGGAGTATGGCCTAGGTGATCTAATGGATGAGATCCGTAAGATCGACATTCCTAGACTTCGTTTTACGACAAGTCACCCTCGAGATTTTGATGATCGATTGATTGAAGTTCTGGCTAAAGGCGGAAACATCGTTGATCATGTTCATCTGCCTGTTCAACATGGAAACAGCGATGTTCTCAAATTAATGGCTCGCAAATATACACGTGAGCATTATTTAGAGCTTGTAAACAAGATCAAAGCTGCGATGCCGAATGTAGCATTGACTACGGATATCATCGTTGGGTTTCCGAATGAGACGGAAGAACAGTTTCAAGAAACTTTATCGCTCGTTAAAGAAGTACAGTATGATGCTGCTTACACGTTTATCTATTCACCACGTGAAGGCACTCCAGCTGCAAAGATGCAAGATAATGTTCCGATGGAAGTGAAACGAGAACGTCTGCAGAGGCTTAACGCTATGCTAAATGATATCTCATTAGAAAAGAACAAAGAATACGTTGGTAAAGTTGTAGAAGTGTTAGTGGAGGGAGAAAGTAAAAAGAATCCCGATGTACTAACAGGTCACACGGGTTCCAATAAAGTAGTAAACTTTAAGGCTCCTAAGCACTTAATAGGAGAAATTGTTAAGGTTCAGATTACCGATGCTAAAACATGGAACCTTAGCGGCGAATGGGTAGAAGAAAAATCAGAGGTGGTAGGCTAA
- a CDS encoding 2-oxoacid:ferredoxin oxidoreductase subunit beta, translated as MATFKDFRNSIKPNWCPGCGDFSVQAAIQRAAANVGLEPDNLAVVSGIGCSGRISGYIKSYGFHGIHGRSLPIAQGVKMANRDLTVIASGGDGDGFAIGMGHTVHAIRRNIDITYIVMDNQIYGLTKGQTSPRSDVGFKTKSTPEGSVESAIGVMELALTAGATFVAQSFSTDLKELTSIIEAGINHKGFSLINVFSPCVTYNKVNTYDWFKEHLVSLSTIEDYDSSNRMMAMQTLMENKGLVKGIIYQDKVKPSYQDLAHGYSKEALAKVDLNLPEEKFNQLMSEFM; from the coding sequence ATGGCTACATTTAAAGATTTTCGAAACAGCATCAAACCGAACTGGTGTCCAGGATGTGGAGATTTTTCTGTACAAGCGGCTATTCAAAGGGCAGCTGCAAATGTTGGTTTAGAACCAGATAACCTTGCTGTTGTATCCGGAATCGGCTGTTCAGGACGTATTTCAGGATATATCAAATCTTATGGTTTCCATGGAATCCATGGCCGTTCGTTGCCGATCGCACAAGGTGTAAAGATGGCAAACCGCGATCTGACTGTTATCGCTTCAGGTGGTGATGGTGATGGCTTTGCTATCGGAATGGGTCACACCGTACATGCGATAAGACGAAACATCGATATTACCTATATTGTTATGGACAATCAGATTTATGGTCTAACAAAAGGACAAACATCCCCTCGATCTGATGTTGGTTTTAAAACGAAGAGTACACCTGAAGGATCTGTAGAGTCAGCGATCGGTGTGATGGAACTGGCACTAACAGCTGGAGCTACTTTTGTGGCTCAAAGTTTTTCAACAGATCTAAAAGAGTTAACATCAATCATTGAAGCTGGAATCAATCATAAAGGTTTCTCGCTGATCAATGTTTTCTCCCCATGTGTAACATACAACAAAGTGAACACATACGACTGGTTTAAAGAGCATCTAGTATCTTTAAGCACAATCGAAGACTATGATTCTTCAAACCGTATGATGGCTATGCAGACCCTAATGGAAAACAAAGGTCTTGTAAAAGGAATCATCTATCAAGATAAGGTAAAACCTTCTTATCAAGATCTTGCGCACGGATACAGCAAAGAAGCACTTGCAAAAGTTGATCTGAACTTACCAGAAGAAAAGTTCAATCAATTAATGTCAGAGTTTATGTAA
- a CDS encoding glycine C-acetyltransferase has product MKGFEYLQEELDHMKEEGTFRKLVPLESEQGSKVVINGKEVIQLSSNNYLGLTSHPKMKEAALKAVEEFGVGTGSVRTIAGTLSMHEEFEKKLAEFKHTEACLVFQSGFSTNQGILSAILTDQDVVISDELNHASIIDGIRLTKAKRRIYKHVDLEDLEAALKETQEFRKRIVVTDGVFSMDGNIAPLPGIVELAEKYDALVMVDDAHASGVLGTNGRGTIDHFNLNGRVHIQVGTLSKAIGVLGGYIASTQTLRDYLIHKGRPFLFSTSHPPAVIAASSAAIDVLEEEPEHMERLWENTKFFKAGLKELGFNTGVSETPITPVLVGDDALAHKLSDTLLKYGIFAQGIAFPTVAKGKARVRTIVTAQHTKEELQAALDAFEKAGKELNII; this is encoded by the coding sequence ATGAAAGGTTTTGAATACCTGCAAGAAGAATTAGACCATATGAAAGAAGAAGGTACGTTCAGAAAGCTTGTACCTCTAGAATCAGAGCAAGGATCGAAAGTTGTGATCAATGGAAAAGAAGTAATCCAGCTCTCTTCCAACAACTACTTAGGTCTTACGAGTCATCCGAAGATGAAGGAAGCAGCTTTAAAAGCTGTTGAAGAATTTGGAGTTGGTACAGGTTCTGTGCGTACGATTGCTGGAACTCTTTCCATGCATGAAGAATTTGAAAAAAAATTAGCTGAATTCAAACACACAGAAGCATGTCTCGTCTTCCAATCTGGTTTTTCAACGAACCAAGGAATTCTTTCTGCTATTTTAACAGATCAAGACGTTGTTATTTCTGATGAGTTAAACCATGCATCGATTATTGATGGCATTCGTTTAACGAAAGCAAAAAGAAGAATCTACAAACACGTAGATTTAGAAGATTTAGAAGCGGCTTTAAAAGAGACACAAGAATTTAGAAAAAGAATCGTCGTAACAGATGGTGTTTTCTCAATGGATGGTAACATAGCGCCACTGCCTGGAATCGTAGAGCTTGCTGAGAAGTATGATGCCCTCGTAATGGTAGACGACGCTCATGCGAGTGGTGTGCTAGGAACAAATGGCCGCGGTACGATCGATCATTTTAACTTGAACGGCCGCGTTCATATTCAAGTAGGTACGTTAAGTAAGGCTATTGGAGTACTTGGTGGTTACATAGCAAGTACGCAAACGTTAAGAGACTACCTGATTCATAAAGGTCGTCCGTTCTTGTTCAGCACATCACATCCGCCTGCAGTTATTGCAGCGAGTTCAGCTGCGATTGACGTTTTAGAAGAAGAGCCAGAACATATGGAAAGACTATGGGAAAACACGAAGTTCTTTAAAGCGGGATTAAAAGAACTAGGATTCAATACAGGAGTAAGTGAGACACCTATTACACCAGTACTTGTAGGTGATGACGCGCTTGCGCATAAACTATCGGATACTTTATTAAAATACGGTATATTCGCTCAAGGCATCGCATTCCCAACAGTGGCTAAAGGAAAAGCTCGGGTGCGTACGATCGTAACTGCTCAGCATACGAAAGAGGAGCTACAAGCTGCATTAGATGCATTTGAAAAAGCAGGTAAAGAATTAAATATTATCTAG
- a CDS encoding RicAFT regulatory complex protein RicA family protein, whose product MSTYTKEEILGKAKELAKMIATTDEVDFFKKAEAQINSNSNVARLMGQIKNLQKQAVNLQHYQKHEASREVEEKIDALMAELDSIPVVQEFKQSQSDVNDILQMVSHTISNKVTDEIIESTGGDLLKGTTGSQEGCSPGGCGCH is encoded by the coding sequence ATGAGCACATATACAAAAGAAGAAATCTTGGGAAAAGCTAAAGAACTTGCAAAAATGATCGCAACGACTGATGAAGTTGATTTTTTTAAAAAAGCAGAAGCTCAGATCAATTCAAATTCAAATGTAGCAAGATTGATGGGACAGATTAAGAATCTACAAAAACAAGCTGTTAATCTTCAACATTATCAAAAACACGAAGCATCAAGAGAAGTAGAAGAAAAGATCGATGCATTGATGGCAGAGCTTGATAGCATTCCAGTTGTACAAGAGTTTAAACAATCTCAAAGTGATGTGAACGATATCCTACAGATGGTTTCACATACGATCTCTAACAAAGTAACAGATGAGATCATTGAATCAACAGGCGGAGACCTTTTAAAAGGAACAACAGGATCTCAAGAAGGATGTTCTCCAGGCGGTTGCGGCTGTCACTAA
- the tdh gene encoding L-threonine 3-dehydrogenase — protein MQGQMKAIVKHHAGYGARLETVDIPEINETEVLIKVKATSICGTDVHIYTWDEWSQSRVKTPYVFGHEFSGVVEKVGSAVTNVSVGDHVSAETHIVCHSCPQCLKGQFHICKNTKIIGVDTQGCFAEYVAMPSENIWKNDPKMPFEHGSIQEPMGNAVHTVLAGDVAGKTVAVIGCGPIGVMAVNVAKAAGASQVIAIDLNDYRLDLAEKVGATEVINPKSIDPVEKVMELTDGNGVDVVCEMSGHPVAIDQGFKMITNGGRVSILSLPVKPVEIDLTNDVVFKGVTVQGITGRKMYETWQQVSGLLQSGSMHPETIITHTLPLEKFEEGFDLMIKGNCGKVVLIP, from the coding sequence GTGCAAGGACAAATGAAAGCAATAGTTAAGCATCATGCGGGTTATGGAGCTAGATTAGAAACAGTAGATATTCCTGAAATCAATGAAACTGAAGTTTTAATCAAAGTCAAAGCGACTTCAATCTGTGGAACAGATGTCCATATTTACACATGGGATGAGTGGTCACAGAGTCGTGTGAAAACGCCATATGTATTTGGACATGAGTTTTCAGGGGTTGTTGAAAAAGTTGGAAGCGCTGTTACTAATGTATCTGTTGGAGATCATGTATCAGCTGAAACACATATAGTTTGTCATTCTTGTCCACAATGTCTAAAAGGACAGTTCCACATCTGTAAGAATACGAAGATTATCGGTGTTGATACTCAAGGGTGTTTTGCAGAGTATGTAGCAATGCCATCAGAGAATATCTGGAAAAATGATCCTAAGATGCCGTTTGAACACGGATCGATTCAAGAGCCGATGGGAAATGCTGTTCATACTGTGTTAGCTGGTGATGTTGCTGGTAAAACAGTGGCTGTCATCGGATGCGGACCGATCGGAGTCATGGCGGTTAACGTTGCTAAAGCAGCAGGTGCAAGTCAGGTGATCGCTATCGATCTGAACGATTATCGTTTAGATCTTGCTGAAAAAGTAGGTGCGACCGAAGTGATCAATCCTAAATCAATTGATCCTGTAGAAAAAGTAATGGAATTAACAGATGGTAATGGTGTAGATGTTGTTTGTGAGATGAGCGGTCATCCAGTAGCGATCGATCAAGGATTCAAGATGATCACAAACGGTGGTCGTGTTTCAATCTTAAGTCTGCCTGTTAAACCTGTTGAGATCGATTTAACGAACGATGTAGTATTTAAGGGAGTTACTGTTCAAGGAATTACGGGAAGAAAAATGTATGAAACATGGCAACAGGTTTCAGGACTTTTACAGTCGGGAAGTATGCATCCAGAAACGATTATTACTCATACACTTCCACTTGAAAAGTTTGAAGAAGGCTTTGATCTCATGATAAAAGGAAATTGCGGAAAAGTAGTTCTTATTCCTTAA